Proteins found in one Puntigrus tetrazona isolate hp1 unplaced genomic scaffold, ASM1883169v1 S000000396, whole genome shotgun sequence genomic segment:
- the LOC122333791 gene encoding LOW QUALITY PROTEIN: kinesin-like protein KIF2A (The sequence of the model RefSeq protein was modified relative to this genomic sequence to represent the inferred CDS: inserted 1 base in 1 codon): protein MAGLFGKIQIGIYVEIKRSDGRIHQAMVTSLNEDNDSVTVEWIENGDTKGKEIDLESIFALNPDVAPEEEIPQSPETPPPPVSSAIKTNKIPQNKNRRTVAPPKNETPARDNRVTVGTTRARPSQQTEPPPSAPIPPPPIQHQTLQQQNARRKSNCVKEVEKLQEKREKRRLQQQELREKRAQEVDATTPNYEIMCMIRDFRASLDYRPLTTADLIEDHRICVCVRTRPLNKKELTMKDLDVITIPSKDVVMVHEPKQKVDLTRYLENQTSRFDHAFDDTSTNEMVYRFTARPLVETIFERGMATCFAYGQTGSGKTHTMGGDFSGKNQDCSKGIYALAARDVFLMLKKPNYKKLDLQVYATFFEIYSGKVFDLLNRKAKLRVLEDGKQQVQVVGLQEREVKCTEDVLKLIEMGNSCRTSGQTSANAHSSRSHAVFQIILRRRGKMHGKFXLIDLAGNERGADTSSADRQTRLEGAEINKSLLALKECIRALGRNKPHTPFRASKLTQVLRDSFIGENSRTCMIATISPGMASCENTLNTLRYANRVKEFGISPSDIPFSQGGGGRSELSPTYEYDDFATSPSRVKELSIDPSVVMEGRSSGHSVSQLDVLEAQWGVGSSPQRDDLKLLCEQNEEEVSPQLFTFHEVVSQLVEMEEQVLEDHRAVFQESIRWLEDEKVLLEMTEEVDYDVESFATQLEQILDQKIEVLTELRDKVKSFRSALQEEEQASKQINPKRPRAL, encoded by the exons ATGGCAGGTCTCTTCGGGAAGATCCAGATTGGCATTTATGTGGAGATCAAGCGCAGTGATG GAAGAATCCACCAGGCCATGGTGACGTCACTGAATGAAGACAATGACAGCGTTACGGTGGAGTGGATTGAAAACGGAGACACGAAAGGGAAAGAG ATCGATCTGGAGAGCATATTTGCGCTGAATCCAGACGTTGCACCTGAAGAGGAAATCCCGCAAAGTCCCGAGACCCCTCCGCCGCCCGTGTCCAGTGCCATCAAAACCAACAAGATCCCTCAGAACAAG AATCGTCGAACGGTGGCACCACCGAAAAATGAAACGCCTGCAAGGGATAATCGAG TCACTGTAGGTACAACTCGAGCACGGCCGAGCCAGCAAACCGAGCCTCCTCCATCAGCGCCCATCCCGCCTCCGCCCATCCAACACCAGACCCTACAGCAGCAGAACG ctcGCAGGAAGTCCAACTGCGTGAAGGAAGTGGAGAAACTTCAAGAGAAGCGGGAGAAGAGACGATTACAGCAGCAGGAGTTGAGAGAGAAAAGAGCACAG GAAGTGGATGCCACAACCCCTAATTATGAAATCATGTGCATGATCCGAGACTTCAGAGCGAGTTTGGACTACAGACCGTTGACCACTGCAGATCTG ATTGAAGACCACAGGATATGCGTGTGTGTTCGAACTCGTCCACTGAACAAGAAAG AGCTGACCATGAAGGATCTGGACGTCATCACCATCCCCAGTAAAGACGTGGTCATGGTCCACGAGCCCAAGCAGAAAGTGGATTTAACCAGATACCTGGAGAACCAGACGTCCCGCTTCGATCACGCTTTCGACGACACCTCCACAAACGAAATGGTGTACAG GTTCACCGCTCGGCCGCTGGTGGAGACTATATTTGAGAGAGGGATGGCCACTTGTTTCGCTTACGGTCAGACGGGCAGCGGGAAAACTCAT ACCATGGGAGGAGATTTTTCAGGGAAGAACCAGGATTGCTCCAAAGGGATCTACGCCCTCGCTG CACGGGATGTTTTTCTCAtgttaaaaaaaccaaactaCAAGAAGTTGGATCTTCAGGTGTATGCGACGTTCTTTGAAATCTACAGCGGGAAG GTGTTTGACCTCCTGAACAGGAAGGCCAAGCTGCGTGTTCTTGAAGACGGCAAGCAGCAGGTTCAGGTGGTCGGGCTGCAGGAGCGAGAGGTCAAATGCACCGAGGATGTCCTCAAACTCATCGAGATGGGCAACAGCTGCAG gaCGTCTGGACAGACCTCGGCTAACGCTCACTCGTCCCGCAGTCACGCCGTGTTTCAGATCATCCTTCGAAGGAGGGGCAAAATGCACGGGAAAT TCCTCATCGACCTGGCGGGGAACGAGCGAGGGGCGGACACTTCGAGCGCCGACCGACAGACGCGTCTCGAGGGCGCTGAGATCAACAAAAGTCTGCTGGCGCTGAAG GAGTGCATCAGGGCTTTGGGTCGAAACAAACCACACACTCCGTTTAGAGCCAGTAAACTCACACAGGTCTTAAGAGACTCCTTCATTGGAGAAAACTCTAGAACGTGTATG ATCGCTACAATCTCTCCTGGAATGGCATCATGcgaaaacacattaaacactcTGAGATACGCCAACAG AGTGAAGGAGTTTGGGATCAGTCCCTCCGACATTCCCTTCTCTCAGGGGGGCGGCGGGCGCTCCGAACTCTCTCCTACCTATGAGTATGATGACTTTGCTACCTCACCCAGCAG GGTGAAGGAGCTGAGCATCGACCCCAGTGTGGTGATGGAGGGCCGCTCGTCCGGACACTCGGTCAGTCAGCTGGACGTGCTGGAGGCGCAGTGGGGAGTGGGCAGCTCTCCTCAGAGAGACGATCTCAAGCTGCTCTGCGAACAGAAC gaagaggaagtgtCCCCGCAGCTCTTCACCTTCCATGAGGTGGTGTCCCAGCTGGTGGAGATGGAGGAGCAGGTCCTGGAGGACCACCGCGCCGTGTTTCAG GAGTCCATCCGCTGGCTGGAGGATGAGAAGGTTCTTCTAGAGATGACAGAGGAAGTCGATTATGACGTTGAATCATTTGCCACTCAGCTTGAGCAAATCCTGGATCAGAAGATCGAGGTGTTAACAGAGCTCAGAG ATAAAGTGAAGTCTTTCCGCTCGGCTCTTCAGGAAGAGGAACAGGCCAGTAAGCAGATCAACCCCAAACGCCCTCGAGCCCTGTAG